In Pseudoalteromonas xiamenensis, the following are encoded in one genomic region:
- a CDS encoding IS91 family transposase has protein sequence MSEYHIADILHEGLASYRQHHTISYQQIRACQHIQSCRTGKLGYQEWQCDDCAEVERIGCSCRDRHCPRCQGYATQQWITKQQARLLPCRYFHLVFTLPHELNPLAQHQPSMVYQSLFQAAWATLTQFAAKKGHGQLGMTCVLHTWGQTLSQHIHLHCLIPAGSIRQGRWCTIDNNYLYPVKALSRVFRGKMLAALYARNKDVVHVSTPTEWCVYSKACLTYSPYLVSYLARYTRKGMMSEHRLVAVDEQGVSFSYRDYKDEDKRKVMQLSRDEFIRRYLLHVLPKGLMRIRHYGFLANASYKRVQRIVRSIEQEAQSSPQRESQPPRLPCWTCKVCGHGRLSLKSVVTAKRHNPDDVTADIRQS, from the coding sequence ATGAGCGAGTACCACATTGCCGATATTTTACATGAGGGGTTAGCATCCTACCGACAGCACCATACGATAAGTTACCAACAAATAAGAGCATGTCAGCATATTCAATCGTGTCGCACAGGTAAACTGGGGTATCAAGAGTGGCAATGCGACGACTGTGCCGAGGTTGAACGTATTGGATGCAGTTGTCGAGATAGACATTGTCCACGTTGTCAGGGCTATGCGACACAGCAATGGATAACGAAGCAACAAGCGAGGTTATTACCGTGTCGTTACTTCCACTTGGTGTTTACGCTGCCTCATGAACTGAATCCACTGGCTCAACATCAGCCTAGCATGGTGTACCAAAGCCTATTCCAAGCCGCTTGGGCGACATTGACCCAGTTCGCCGCCAAGAAAGGTCATGGTCAATTGGGCATGACCTGTGTGTTACACACATGGGGGCAAACGCTGAGTCAGCATATCCATTTACACTGTCTAATTCCGGCGGGGTCGATACGACAAGGACGCTGGTGCACGATAGACAACAACTACTTATATCCGGTCAAAGCACTCTCGCGTGTATTTAGAGGCAAAATGCTTGCGGCATTGTACGCTAGAAATAAGGATGTCGTGCACGTTAGCACGCCGACAGAATGGTGCGTTTATAGCAAAGCGTGCCTGACGTACAGTCCTTACTTAGTGAGCTATTTAGCGCGGTATACACGAAAAGGGATGATGTCGGAACATCGACTGGTTGCGGTGGATGAACAAGGGGTGAGCTTCAGTTATCGAGATTATAAGGATGAGGATAAGCGAAAAGTCATGCAGCTAAGCCGAGACGAGTTTATCCGGCGGTATTTATTGCATGTATTGCCAAAAGGCTTGATGCGAATACGGCACTATGGCTTTTTAGCCAACGCGAGCTATAAACGAGTACAACGCATAGTAAGGTCAATTGAACAAGAAGCCCAATCCTCACCCCAAAGAGAATCGCAACCACCGAGGTTACCGTGTTGGACATGTAAAGTCTGCGGACATGGGCGATTGAGTTTAAAATCGGTGGTCACCGCAAAAAGGCATAATCCAGACGACGTAACCGCGGATATCCGACAGAGTTAG